From a single Hippoglossus stenolepis isolate QCI-W04-F060 chromosome 2, HSTE1.2, whole genome shotgun sequence genomic region:
- the usp38 gene encoding ubiquitin carboxyl-terminal hydrolase 38: protein MDKILEGLVSSDHSVLVKRAIVKKVVEAAEKDVTEEQCQALFTLTTRLILLGEDAFQKQIGFQVLEAYARYHRPEFELFFSKDFVLSLLQQGYGQLSNRDPAIIEHIHCCLRLLISCPSVLEIFSMIQVEVLRMVCERPEPTVCARLSTLLSDFVQCIPRDKSGVLFCQQLVRTISYFHCFSSQERELREYVGQVTKVSTLLQNIWKADPTTLLPSLQEVFSIISSTDPSFEPSIALASLVQHIPVQMITVLIKSLTTDQNVKDASMTKALCRMIDWLSWPLAHHVDTWVIALLKGLAAVQKFTILIDVTLLKIELVFSRLWYPIVRQGALAVLSHMLLSFQHSPEAFHLVVPHVVHLVQSLRTDGLPTSKAFLVQFTELIHCMMYQYSGFPDLYDHILEAIKDLPKPGEEKIKLVLNQSAWTSQSNSFVSGLLRQAGKSETGKTGLVNLGNTCYMNSIIQTLFMATDFRRHVLSLHLNGSHTLMKKLQLLFAFLAHTQRAAYAPRNFLEVSRPPWFNMGSQQDCSEYLRFLLDRLHEEERTIQVLESAKSKVASPVDTSSKDPTGLTSPEEGEELPSAPAETKPENDGKTLIERMFGGKLITGIRCTHCNCISEKEEPFSDLSLAFCPSATSLDGPQPFGPPEEPKVLCQGSVNGGSEIPEPGTASASNVHFTPVTNEPPLSVPDLVNYFLAPETLDEDNAYFCETCSSLQRAEKTLKVVSAPEYLILTLLRFSYDAKCHVRRKILENVTIPSVMRLPVHAPSMTLPCSSSTSSSLQVDSPESSENLAKKLKPSQREEEEEEKERIDGLEQINGEGETPVLSVPYVLSSVVMHSGISSESGHYYSYGRNLSGTDGTQHPANHFALHDNLGNGQAECGLSTCSALAVPPEQGDAVPTSVQEAKDWLLFNDSRVTFTSFQSVQNITNRFPKDTAYVLMYRKQELQGQNINGGLAANGMRLSAEPPLQKELLDAIIKDNKLYLQEQELNARTQALQAPSSSCSFRPNGSDDNNPPGSCGPSGGGGGGGGGGFNTISRLVF, encoded by the exons ATGGACAAGATTTTGGAGGGCCTCGTGAGCTCCGATCACTCTGTTCTAGTGAAGAGGGCCATTGTGAAGAAGGTAgtggaagcagcagagaaagatgTGACCGAGGAGCAGTGTCAGGCGCTGTTTACTCTCACCACCCGCCTCATCTTGCTTGGTGAAGATGCCTTCCAGAAACAGATTGGCTTCCAGGTTTTGGAAGCCTATGCGCGTTACCACCGCCCTGAGTTTGAGCTTTTCTTCAGTAAAGACTTTGTCCTCAGTCTTCTCCAGCAGGGCTATGGCCAGCTGAGCAACAGAGACCCAGCCATAATAGAACACATCCACTGCTGCCTGCGGCTGCTCATCAGCTGCCCGTCAGTGCTGGAGATCTTCAGCATGATCCAGGTTGAGGTCTTAAGGATGGTGTGTGAGCGTCCGGAGCCAACTGTTTGTGCCCGTCTGAGCACTCTGCTGTCGGACTTTGTGCAGTGCATCCCGAGGGATAAGTCAGGCGTTCTGTTTTGCCAGCAGCTGGTCAGGACCATCAGTTACTTCCACTGCTTCTCCAGCCAAGAGCGAGAGCTGAGAGAGTATGTGGGTCAGGTGACTAAGGTCAGCACGCTGCTGCAGAACATCTGGAAGGCTGACCCCACCACACTGCTTCCCTCACTGCAGGAAGTCTTTTCCATTATCTCCTCCACAG ATCCTTCCTTTGAGCCATCCATCGCCCTCGCCAGCCTGGTCCAGCACATCCCTGTCCAGATGATCACGGTGCTCATCAAGAGCCTCACCACAGACCAGAATGTCAAAGACGCGAGCATGACTAAAGCCCTCTGCAG GATGATTGACTGGCTCTCTTGGCCTCTGGCCCATCACGTTGACACCTGGGTCATCGCTCTGTTGAAAGGACTCGCTGCAGTTCAGAAGTTCACTATCCTTATTGATGTCACTCTGCTCAAGATTGAACTG GTATTCAGTCGTCTGTGGTACCCTATAGTGCGGCAGGGAGCTCTAGCCGTGCTCTCTCATATGCTGCTGAGTTTCCAGCACTCTCCCGAGGCCTTCCATTTG GTTGTTCCACATGTGGTGCATCTAGTCCAATCCTTAAGGACAGATGGTCTCCCCACCAGTAAAGCTTTCCTGGTGCAGTTCACGGAGCTCATACACTGCATGATGTACCAGTACTCCGGCTTCCCTGACCTCTATGACCACATACTAGAGGCCATCAAG GATCTCCCAAAACCCGGCGAGGAGAAGATTAAACTGGTGTTGAATCAAAGTGCCTGGACGTCTCAGTCCAACTCATTTGTGTCTGGTCTACTGAGGCAAGCTGGGAAGTCTGAGACGGGCAAGACAGGCCTAGTCAACCTGGGGAACACCTGTTACATGAACAGCATCATCCAGACCCTCTTCATGGCcacaga tttcagGAGGCATGTTTTATCTTTACATCTGAACGGTTCccacacactgatgaaaaaGCTTCAGTTGCTCTTTGCTTTCCTTGCGCACACACAG AGGGCAGCATATGCTCCCAGAAACTTCTTGGAAGTGTCTCGGCCTCCCTGGTTCAACATGGGCTCTCAGCAGGACTGTTCTGAGTACCTCAGGTTTCTTCTAGACAG GTTACatgaagaggagagaacaaTTCAGGTCCTGGAATCAGCTAAGTCAAAGGTTGCCTCCCCTGTCGACACAAGCAGCAAAGACCCAACAGGTCTGACTTCTCCAGAGGAGGGCGAAGAGCTGCCTTCGGCTCCTGCAGAAACCAAACCCGAGAATGATGGGAAGACTTTGATAGAGAGGATGTTTGGTGGGAAGCTAATCACAGGCATTCGCTGTACACACTGCAACTGCATCTCTGAGAAAGAGGAGCCTTTCAGTGACCTCTCATTGGCCTTTTGTCCCTCTGCCACCTCTCTGGACGGCCCTCAGCCTTTTGGGCCCCCGGAGGAGCCCAAGGTTCTCTGTCAGGGATCTGTTAATGGTGGCAGTGAGATTCCTGAACCAGGAACAGCCTCGGCTAGCAATGTCCATTTTACGCCAGTGACAAAtgagcctcctctctctgtgccgGACCTGGTGAACTATTTTTTGGCCCCAGAGACCCTAGATGAAGACAATGCCTATTTCTGTGAGACGTGTAGCTCCCTCCAGCGGGCAGAGAAGACCTTGAAAGTGGTGTCAGCACCCGAGTACTTGATCCTCACTCTGCTGCGATTCTCTTACGATGCTAAATGCCACGTCCGCAGGAagattctggaaaatgtcaccATCCCATCGGTCATGAGACTTCCAGTACATGCCCCTTCAATGACTCTACCCTGTTCCTCTTCtacctcctcttctctgcaaGTGGATTCTCCTGAGAGCAGTGAGAATCTGGCCAAGAAACTCAAACCATctcaaagagaggaggaggaagaggagaaggagaggataGATGGACTAGAGCAGATaaatggagaaggagaaacaccAGTGTTGTCCGTGCCCTATGTCCTCAGCTCAGTGGTGATGCATTCTGGTATATCATCCGAGAGTGGCCACTACTACTCCTACGGCCGTAACCTCAGCGGAACAGATGGAACGCAGCACCCAGCCAATCACTTTGCCCTCCATGACAATTTGGGGAATGGCCAGGCCGAGTGTGGCCTCTCCACTTGCTCAGCTCTCGCAGTTCCACCCGAACAAGGAGACGCAGTCCCTACGAGTGTCCAGGAAGCGAAGGATTGGCTGCTGTTCAATGACAGCAGAGTGACATTCACCTCCTTCCAATCAGTGCAAAACATTACTAATCGCTTCCCCAAGGACACAGCTTATGTGCTTATGTACAGAAAACAGGAGCTACAAGGGCAGAACATAAATGGGGGACTCGCAGCAAATGGAATGAGATTGAGTGCTGAGCCTCCCCTGCAGAAAGAACTGCTGGATGCTATTATCAAGGACAACAAGCTGTATTTACAG GAACAGGAGCTCAATGCTCGGACCCAGGCTCTGCAGGCCCCTTCATCTTCCTGTTCATTCAGGCCCAACGGTTCAGATGACAATAACCCACCGGGGAGCTGCGGCCCttctggtggaggtggaggaggaggaggaggaggtttcaATACCATTAGCAGACTGGTGTTctga